The sequence ACTGCCTGATCGCCTTGTCGTATTGTTGCATAAGCTCGGGCTCTGCGTAAAAGCGTCATAGAAAAACTGTGAAGTCTGCGCACAGCAACGGCTTGGTTGTTCGCTAGATTCGAAGGTAGCGGCTTCCAAGGAAGCGCAACGTCATATCGCCCAAATCTGTACTGGATAGCGTCGGTGAATTGCTTCATTACAGCCTTGTCATAGTCGTCTTTTGTATGTGGGTCCGAGATACCAATGCTGTCGAGATCCCAAAATTGTTGTAGCGTGCGAGACACCTCTGTGTCTACGCAGCTTGTGCGGAGTACACAGATGCGAGCAGTCGCAGCACGCTTAAAGTGCTGTCCTTCGCATTGTATAGGTCCTTGAAAGGTCCATCCAAGCTTTGTGTTGATGACCACTAGGCCTTGTTGCTGCTTGTGAGGGAAAACTTCGTTTAGCAAAACTTTCCACATTTGATCAACTCCAACGAGCAAGCATACGCCGTCCTCAGCTTTTAGTCCAGGGATGTGTACTGTATCAGCGatgtactttttttcttctaacAGCTGTTGCAAGAACATGTTTGCCGCTGGCATTTCACTTAGCTGCTCACAGATGAACGGAACTTCTTTGGCCTCCATGTCATGTTTGGAATGATTGAATTGGTTCATTACCGTCACGTTAACAATGTTCAGTCGTCTTTCCGGCGTTCCGCTGGCTCCTCCAAATGCCATTACATCCATTTCGATGGTGCGCACTGTGTGTAGGCTTAATTTCTTAGAGATGTCTTCTCTAATGAATGTCCGTTGACTTCCATTGTCGAAGACATCTCTAATAAAGCTAGACGCACATTGGTTTGTCAACCATGCTCGGAACGTCTGCAGCAGACCCACGTTCTCAGTTTTTTGGATGACGACTTATTCGTTTTGACATGTAAGCAAGGGGTCCTTCCTTCCTTTGAGCGCTGCTTCTGAGCGTATTCGGGGTTGCAAACAACGGTTTCGTGCCTCCCGTTGCACTTAGAACACATCAGCTGGTGACGGTATTCTTTAGAGCGATGTCCCTTGCTTGTGCATTTGAAAAATCTGCCGGCCTTGGCAAAGCGACTCTTTTTCTCGTGTTTGCTAATGTCGGAAGCGCATGACTCCGTAGTGTGGGCTGAAGGAAGGCAAAAGAAACAGGTACCTTTCTGATTCGTTGCGTGGCTGCTCAGAGCAGAAGCCGTAGGTGAAGCGTTGTGAAGCGCCCCTTGTCGTTGATATCGGGAACCATGACCAGAGGTGTCCACAAAGCACTTCTCTCACGAGCTTCCACCTCCATGCGGACGTAATCGAGACGCTCCTGCAGTTCCGCCTCCGATGACGCAAGTGTCTCGACGCTCGTCTTGCGGCTCTGTTGCTTGAAATATTCCACCAAGATATCGCCTGGGATCGCTTTTGTGAGGACCTCGACGAGCATGGCGTCATAGGAGAGCGCCGGGCATCCGAGCGCCTTTAGTCCTCTGATGTTGATGTGGACGGTGTCCAATAAGCTGCGCAGCGATCCTACGTAGGTGGAAGATTTCACTAGCTTGATCGTTcggaggttcgccaagaaattctGTTCAATGATCTTCTTGTTCCCAAATCGATTAGTTAGAAGGGTGATGGCACCTTCGTATGACCCCTCCGTGGCTTGAATGCCGTCGATGGCCTTCGCAGCCTGTCCAGTCAGAAGGTTCTTCAAATAGTGGAACCATTCAATGTTCGTGAGACTCGGGTTTTCGTGAACCGCGTGTTTAAACATGTCCCAGAAAGGTTGGCACTGCGTAAGGCTTCCATTGAAGTGGAGCATCTCCAGTTTAGGAAGACGAGAGCCGACGAGCCCTTGTCTCATCTGATCTACAAGGGCACGGCTTCCTGCAGTGGCGATACCTTCGTTCTCTACATCGTTCGTTGCAGCACTGTCAGCGGTCCTTGACGCTGGCGCTTTAAGCTCCTCCATGTGGTGACAGAGCAACGACAGCGTAGCAGCAGCGTTGTCTTCATATTCTGCCACGGAGACATAATGTTCGGCGACTTGATCGTGCGTGAGGTATCCCTCAAGCTCTAAGTTGAGCACCCACAGGCCATCGTTGTACACCTTTAGCCTGTGGTGCACCACACGAAGATCCGATGAGGAGAATTGGCTTGATTCGATTAGTTGTCTTGCCTCGTTTTGTAGACGCGTGTGCAGAGCTCTCTGAGTCGTTCGTTTGCTTTTGATGCGCTCCATCTTCGTTGCAGGCGAAGTCCTTTCGTCGGGTTGCTTTGATCGCAAAGTCCCGGGTTTCTCGGCACCATAAAATATTGAATGAAGGCGTCCTCGCCGGTAGAATGGAAACGACCAAAAGTTTAATGACTCAGATAACAAAACACGTCCATGCTAGGCAAACGTTCGTTTCGGCGCACcctgcgcgagctctcctctcgtgcgcacatttctttctcttctttcttccaatgCACATTCAACAATATTCAATACCATACatgttttggtatgtatccagttAACAATATGGTCGGAAGCGcatcatgacagtgtcatgtaaataatACCGTACATTATATGCATATAACATGGCTCTCATGTTaggaactgtcatttatgttcttcatacagtcacatcgcgcaataccaattttggtgtatatcaaacgagcgaaattgccgcgagtgcaccatgagtatgtcatgtaaatcatgccgtacatgacatgcatatcatggttttcatgtttccacctgtcagttatgttcgtcatgcagccacatcgcgcaatacgaatcTTGCTGTACATCAAACGAGCGAAAAGGCCGCGATTGCACCAggagcgtgacatgtaagtcacgacatacatgtcatggttttcatgttaccaacctgtattcatgttctccatacagtcgcgtcgtgcaatacgaattttggtgtatatcaagctagcaaaacggccgcgaatccaccatgagcgtggcatgtaaataatttcgtacatgacatgaatgtcatgattttcatgttaccacgtgtcagttatgtccaccatgcagaaatgtctcgtcat comes from Rhipicephalus sanguineus isolate Rsan-2018 chromosome 7, BIME_Rsan_1.4, whole genome shotgun sequence and encodes:
- the LOC119400588 gene encoding uncharacterized protein LOC119400588 — protein: MERIKSKRTTQRALHTRLQNEARQLIESSQFSSSDLRVVHHRLKVYNDGLWVLNLELEGYLTHDQVAEHYVSVAEYEDNAAATLSLLCHHMEELKAPASRTADSAATNDVENEGIATAGSRALVDQMRQGLVGSRLPKLEMLHFNGSLTQCQPFWDMFKHAVHENPSLTNIEWFHYLKNLLTGQAAKAIDGIQATEGSYEGAITLLTNRFGNKKIIEQNFLANLRTIKLVKSSTYVGSLRSLLDTVHINIRGLKALGCPALSYDAMLVEVLTKAIPGDILVEYFKQQSRKTSVETLASSEAELQERLDYVRMEVEARERSALWTPLVMVPDINDKGRFTTLHLRLLL